GCCGTCGGTTTGCACGCGGTTCGTCGCTCGGGGCTCCAGGCGGGCGACGCGGTGGCGGTGTTCGGGAGCGGACCGATCGGACTGGCCGTGATCCAGTGTGCCCGGGCGGCCGGCGCGGGGACGATCTACGTCTCCGAGCCGCGTGATGCCAGGCGCGACCGCGCGGCGGACTGCGGCGCGGACGAACTCGTCGATCCGTCGAGTACGGACGCCGTCGAGTCCATTACGTCGGCTACCGGCGGCGGCGTCGACGTCGCGTTCGAGGTCGCGGGCGTCGAGGCCTCGTTCAACGCAGCGATCGAGAGCACCGCCCCGGGCGGCCGAACGACGATCGTGAGCATCTGGGAAGAGGAGGTGAGCACCCATCCGAACGCCCTCGTTCTCGGCGAGCGAACGGTGACCGGGACCCTCGCGTACCTCGGCGGGCCGCGGGCCGACGAGGAGTACGGGATGGTGATCGAGATGCTCGCGGACGGTCGGCTCGATCCGGAGCCGTTCATCACCGGCCGTATCGGTCTCGAAGAGATCGTCGACGAGGGGTTCGAGCGGCTTCTTGATCCCGAGAGCGACCACGTGAAGATCCTTGTCAAACCGAACTGACGACACAGCCTCGTTCTCGAGGCCCCACCGGCGGCCGCCAGACGCCGCTCGACAGCGACGGGAGGATGTAGTGCGGACGGCCGCTGCCCGAGAAGCCCCAGGTAAGGACCCCGCTCATGACGATCACCGCCCAGTTCGACGTGCGATCGAGGCGCTCGCGCCAGTACTTCATCCGGTGGATCTCGCCGCGATAGAGGTGGGCCATCGCCGAACTCGGTCCCATCTGCTCGTCTAACAGTCCCGCGCCCACCTCGCGATGGTCGCTGTCGGTCGGATCGACGTCTTTCGTGGATGTCGGTTCCATCGCCGTGAGCCGCTATCACCGCGAACCCCGTAGAGGCTCTATCGGCAAGTGTAACCGTCGGACTCGCGATCCGGCGATGTCGGCGGGGATCGCGAGAACGAACCGATTTACCGCGGGCACCCGAAACGGACGACAATCAGCATGCGTCCAGCCCACCCCACAGAGCAGGCCGTCGGTATGGAGTACTACGTCACCGACGCCGACGGCGTCGGCGGCCACCTGCGCGAGGACGACGAGCACTTCCGGGTGCGCGAACTCGAACGGTTCGACACGGAACCCGTCGACGCGGGGACGGACGCCTACCCGCACCTCGTGTTCCGGGCGACCCTGCGCGGGTGGGACACCAACGACTTCGCCGCTCGACTCTCCGACGCACTGGGCGTCTCCCGGGAACGGGTCAACTGGGCCGGGACGAAGGACAAGTACGCGGTGACGACGCAACTCTTCTCGGTCTACGGTTCCGATCCGGACGACCTGCCCGACGTCGACGGGGCGGACCTCGAGGTCCTCGGCCGGGCCGGCCGATCGATCGAGTTCGGCGACCTCGCGGGTAACGCGTTCGAACTCGTCGTTAGCGATCCCGATCGGCCGGAGAACGCGGACCCGATCACCGACGAGTTACGCGCGTTCGGCGGCCTCGAGAGCCGCCGCAGAGGCGGGGACGATGTCGACGGCGCGGACGTGACACCGATCGGCGTCCCCAACTTCTTCGGCCAGCAGCGCTTCGGCAGTCGGCGGCCGATCACCCACGAGGTCGGCCTCGAGATCGTTCGCGGCGACTGGGAAGGGGCGGTGATGGCCTACCTCGGACGGCCGACCGACGCGGAACCCGAAGGGACGCAGGCGGCCCGCGCGTTCGTGGAGGAGACCCGCGACTGGCAGCAAGCCCTCGATCGGTTCCCGAACCGACTGCGCTACGAGCGATCGATGCTGCACGAACTGGCCGAGTGCGAGGGAGCGCCCGGACCCGAGACGTTCCGGGCCGCACTCGAGCGCGTTCCCTCGAACCTCCAGCGGCTGTTCGTCCACGCCGCCCAGTCGTACGCGTTCAACCGGATGATAAGCGAGCGTCTGGCGCGCGACCTGCCGTTCGATCGCCCCGTCGCGGGGGACGTGGTCTGCTTCGCGGACACCGACGCCCCCGAGGGACTCGTCCTCCCGGACGCGGACCGCCTGCAGCGGGTCGACGATCGCCGCGTCGACTCGGTGACCCGCCATTGCGAACGAGGTCGGGCCTTCGTCACCGCGCCGCTGGTCGGCACCGAGACGGAACTCGCGGACGGCGAGCAGGGCGAGATCGAGCGGGCCGTCCTCGACGACCTCGACCTCGAATCCGGCGATTTCGATCTGCCCGGCGAGTTTTACTCGAACGGGACCCGGCGGTCGATTCTCGTCCAGACCGATCTCGAGGTCGAACACGATCCGCTGACCCTCTCGTTTTCGCTCCCCAAAGGGTCCTACGCGACGGTCGTTCTCCGGGAGTACCTCAAAGTCGATCCGATCGATCTCGGCTAACCACGGCAGTTCTCGACAGCAAGGGCCGGGAGTTCGCGGGAGCAGTTAGAAACGGCGGATCGGGGGCCCGCTGCCGATCGGGTCGGCTGCCGCCGTCGCTCATGGAAGAGCGGTCCGGAGCACTGCGCCGAACCCGGCAGCGCCGACGGCGAACGCGACGAGGCCGCCGATCCCGGTCAGTGCGAGCGCGCCGTTGAGTCCCGCCCCAACCAGCAACGGTTTCAGCCAGCCGTCGTCGCGACCGACCAGCCGTTCGCCGATCGCGAGGTACGCGATCGCCGACCCGATCGCCCACATCAGGGCGGCCACCAGCAAGAGCGGGATCGCGACGAAGATGCCGACGACCGTGACGACGAGCAGGACGGTCACGAGCAAGACGGCGACCAGCGAGAGGACCCCGTACAGCAACGAGTCGATTGGGTCCTCGAGCACGACAGACGTCATCCGGTCCGTGTAGTCGGGGACGACCGCGATCATGAGCGCCCCGACGACCAGCGTCGTCAGGACGGCCCCGATCGCGCTGCCGACGAGACCGTCGGTCACGGCGACGTCGGTGCTGATACCGTTCGTCTCTGCGACCGCGACCGTCGCGACGGCCTGCAGGAGTGCGGTCATAGTTCGTTCGCGCACTGGAGGAAGGTAAGTGCACGTGTCGATCGTCGGGCGGTAGGTGGATAGCGAACGTACGTCAGCCGATTCGGACTGTCACTCGGGCGAGAAGCTTATCAGCTACCGTCGCCTCCAGACGGCAGTCTATGACCAACGACGTGTTTACAGCCCCCGAAACGACCGCTGACGAGTGGGTCGACGTTCGAATGACCGAACCGGAACACGGCGAGTGGGACGTCGACGTCGTCGTGGCCGGCGGTCGCGTGGAGTACGTCGACCTCCGGATCAAACACGAACTCCTCGGTGGGTTCGTCGACTGCCTCCTCGACGACGTCGACGAGGATCGCGCCGCGTCGATCCTGCGAACGGCAGCTAGTCGGCGGGGGATCGACCTCGACGCCGGACCGACCGCCGAGTAGTCCTCGGATATCGTCTTCCGTCCGTGACGTGACCCACACCTGTCGTTCGGACTGATTATCGTGGCGATCGGTGTGAACAGGTTTTGTCCGTTCGTCTCTTACGGACTCGTATGCGGAGCAAGCGTCTTCAGCGTGAGATCGACGATCTGGTAGCCCAGGGCTGGCGGATCGAGGACGAAGGCCCCGATCGGGTCGTGATGGTCGATCGTCGATTCGGCTCGGTCGCCTCGCACGTCATCGTCGCGATCCTGACGTTCTGGTGGACGATGGGGCTGGGGAACGTCGTGTGGGGTGCGTACAACTACGTCTCGAAGTCGCGCCGGCGGGTGCTCTGGGATCGACAGGGGACCTGCCCGGAGTGTGGGGCGGCGGTGTCCGAGGACGCGGCGTACTGTGCCTCCTGTGGCACGGACGTCGAGAGCGAGTCGGTGAGCACGCCCGACGAGGGCGTCGTCTGTCCCGAATGTGAGGCCATCGTTTCCGAGGGGTCGCGGTACTGCCGCGCCTGCGGGGCGAAACTCGCCGACACGATGGGGTCCTCGAGCTAGCGACGGGCGGCGACGCGGACCGTCGACCACCGATCGAAAAACACGCCCGTTTTATCACCCGCGGGTGAACTATCGATATGGAGTGTCGTCACTGTGCGTCGCCGCTCGAGAAACCCGGCGACTTCTGTCTGGTCTGCCGGGAGGCGAACACCGAAGCGGTGGTGCTCGACGCGACGCGCGATCGGGCGACGCTGACGATGCTGGCGGGCGGTGACACGGAGGGTGACCCCGATCCCGACGCCGACGCGACCGACGAGATTCTCGGGGAGACGACGGTGACGACGACCCCGGAAGACGGCGAGAACGAGACGGTCGAACTCCGGAACTTCGCGGGCCTGATCGGCGACGAGATCCGGCGCAAGCGGCCCGAGGAGGTCTACGCCGGCGGGTCGCGGGCGGTGATTCGGGCGGTCCGCGAGGACATTCACCACCAGTTCTACCGCGTCGACGACGACGAGCCAGTACAGGCGGTCCTCGATCGGCGCGGGAATCGCGCTCTCGACGTGGTCGAGACCCCGCCGGCCGAGAAGATCGGCGGGAGTCACTCGACGCTCATCGGCGGCCGGACCGGAATGCGGGCCATCCAGACCGTCGCCGGCCATCCACACGTCAAGAAGGTGATCCCCGGCCCGATCGACGCCGGGGGCAAGGGCTCCCAGTCGGGGCTCCGAGCGAAGGTGACCCGCGCCGACCACGGCGGCAACGTTCGCATGCTCCTGCGTGACGGCTCGAGCGTACAGGAGAATCGCGTCGTGACGACTGCCCGCGATCGGGAGATGGGCGAACGGATCCGGGAGGACCTCAACGACGTCCTCGCCGACGCGGAGTTTCAGTAACTCGTCCTCGCGACCGCTGTGCGTATTGTTACGGGCCGATGGAAGTGACACTGTCTGCCCCTTGTCCGACCCTTATCCGACCGGGTGTAATGAAATTTAATTAGCCATGCTCGAACGTCCCGACCTCGTCCTGGCCGCGATTCCCCTTCTCGGAGTGAGTGGACTCGCCCTCCAGTCGGTAGTCGTGGCGGGAATCGGGACGGGGCTGCTCACGGGCCCGCTGGCGGTCACGGGCTATCTCGCCGCGCTCGCGCTGGTCTTTCGCGAGTTGCTCGTGGGACCGGTCGCCGAACGATCGGGTGAGTCGTAACTCAACAGGTTTAAGAATCCGCTGGCGATAGACAGCAGTACTATGGCCAAGAAAGGAACAGTCGGCAGCGCGGGCCGGTTCGGCGCTCGCTACGGTCGCGTTGCTCGACGTCGTGTCAGTGAGATCGAAGACGACATGGAGAGCGCACAGGTCGACGGCGACGACGTGACTCGCGTCGGGACCGGCATCTGGAAGAACGAGGAGACCGGCGAAGTCTTCACCGGCGGCGCGTTCCGTCCCCAGACCCCCGCTGGCCGGACCGTCCAGCGCTCGATCCGTGCCGCACTGGCCGACGACGAATAATCCCCGGATCCACGACCAAACGTATGAGTTACAAGTGTTCTCGCTGTAAGCGCGACGTCAAGCTCGACGAGTACGGCGGTGTCCGCTGTCCCTACTGTGGCCACCGCGTACTCCTGAAAGAACGCAGCCGCGACGTCAAGGAAGTCGACGTCGAATAGGCCGGTGTCTTCTCACGACGCGACCCTCGAGTTCGAGTACGAGACCGCGTCTCGCGCACGGATCGTCGCCGACAGCGTCGCCCGCGAGATC
The nucleotide sequence above comes from Halosolutus halophilus. Encoded proteins:
- a CDS encoding 2,3-butanediol dehydrogenase, whose product is MRAAAYHDRGDIRVEDVAEGSVGPEQVRIEVDSCGICGSDLHEYAAGPIFVPEGDPHPVSGETAPIRMGHEYSGTVTEVGSAVTDLESGDAVAVNPILYCGECRQCRRGDYHICDSIGFLGLSGGDGGFAESAVIDAEHAVPLGDEVPIEHGALVEPLAVGLHAVRRSGLQAGDAVAVFGSGPIGLAVIQCARAAGAGTIYVSEPRDARRDRAADCGADELVDPSSTDAVESITSATGGGVDVAFEVAGVEASFNAAIESTAPGGRTTIVSIWEEEVSTHPNALVLGERTVTGTLAYLGGPRADEEYGMVIEMLADGRLDPEPFITGRIGLEEIVDEGFERLLDPESDHVKILVKPN
- the truD gene encoding tRNA pseudouridine(13) synthase TruD, with product MRPAHPTEQAVGMEYYVTDADGVGGHLREDDEHFRVRELERFDTEPVDAGTDAYPHLVFRATLRGWDTNDFAARLSDALGVSRERVNWAGTKDKYAVTTQLFSVYGSDPDDLPDVDGADLEVLGRAGRSIEFGDLAGNAFELVVSDPDRPENADPITDELRAFGGLESRRRGGDDVDGADVTPIGVPNFFGQQRFGSRRPITHEVGLEIVRGDWEGAVMAYLGRPTDAEPEGTQAARAFVEETRDWQQALDRFPNRLRYERSMLHELAECEGAPGPETFRAALERVPSNLQRLFVHAAQSYAFNRMISERLARDLPFDRPVAGDVVCFADTDAPEGLVLPDADRLQRVDDRRVDSVTRHCERGRAFVTAPLVGTETELADGEQGEIERAVLDDLDLESGDFDLPGEFYSNGTRRSILVQTDLEVEHDPLTLSFSLPKGSYATVVLREYLKVDPIDLG
- a CDS encoding zinc ribbon domain-containing protein, which gives rise to MRSKRLQREIDDLVAQGWRIEDEGPDRVVMVDRRFGSVASHVIVAILTFWWTMGLGNVVWGAYNYVSKSRRRVLWDRQGTCPECGAAVSEDAAYCASCGTDVESESVSTPDEGVVCPECEAIVSEGSRYCRACGAKLADTMGSSS
- a CDS encoding DUF2103 domain-containing protein, with translation MECRHCASPLEKPGDFCLVCREANTEAVVLDATRDRATLTMLAGGDTEGDPDPDADATDEILGETTVTTTPEDGENETVELRNFAGLIGDEIRRKRPEEVYAGGSRAVIRAVREDIHHQFYRVDDDEPVQAVLDRRGNRALDVVETPPAEKIGGSHSTLIGGRTGMRAIQTVAGHPHVKKVIPGPIDAGGKGSQSGLRAKVTRADHGGNVRMLLRDGSSVQENRVVTTARDREMGERIREDLNDVLADAEFQ
- a CDS encoding 50S ribosomal protein L37ae: MAKKGTVGSAGRFGARYGRVARRRVSEIEDDMESAQVDGDDVTRVGTGIWKNEETGEVFTGGAFRPQTPAGRTVQRSIRAALADDE
- a CDS encoding DNA-directed RNA polymerase subunit P translates to MSYKCSRCKRDVKLDEYGGVRCPYCGHRVLLKERSRDVKEVDVE